A window from Nocardioides mesophilus encodes these proteins:
- a CDS encoding sulfite exporter TauE/SafE family protein has protein sequence MDDLSAWTLLLLGLAGLFAGFVDAVVGGGGLVQLPALVLGLPGASPVQILATNKLSSVCGTSVSSVTYYRRIRPDPKTFGPLMIFAFLGSLCGAVVASHIPKSAFEPIVLVALVVVGAYVLFKPDVGELTELRFAGHHHTLAAVLAGLVIGFYDGALGPGTGSFFVFTLVGLLGYNFLEASAKARMANWATNVAALCVFIPQGAVMWKVGLLMGAANLVGGYVGARTAVARGSRFVRVFFVLVVSAFIISLGWNVLSG, from the coding sequence GTGGACGACCTCTCGGCGTGGACCCTGCTGCTGCTCGGCCTCGCCGGCCTCTTCGCAGGGTTCGTCGACGCGGTCGTCGGGGGCGGCGGGCTGGTCCAGCTGCCCGCGCTGGTGCTGGGGCTGCCGGGCGCGTCGCCGGTGCAGATCCTGGCCACCAACAAGCTCTCCTCGGTCTGCGGCACCTCGGTCAGCTCGGTGACCTACTACCGCCGGATCAGGCCGGACCCGAAGACCTTCGGGCCGTTGATGATCTTCGCCTTCCTCGGCTCGCTGTGCGGAGCGGTGGTCGCCTCGCACATCCCCAAGAGCGCCTTCGAGCCGATCGTGCTGGTCGCCCTGGTCGTGGTGGGCGCCTACGTGCTGTTCAAGCCCGACGTGGGCGAGCTCACCGAGCTCCGGTTCGCCGGGCACCACCACACGCTGGCGGCGGTGCTGGCCGGCCTGGTGATCGGCTTCTACGACGGCGCGTTGGGCCCGGGGACCGGGTCGTTCTTCGTGTTCACGCTGGTCGGTCTGCTCGGCTACAACTTCCTCGAGGCCTCGGCCAAGGCCCGGATGGCCAACTGGGCCACGAACGTCGCCGCCCTGTGCGTGTTCATCCCGCAGGGCGCGGTGATGTGGAAGGTGGGTCTGCTGATGGGGGCTGCCAACCTGGTCGGCGGCTACGTCGGGGCCCGCACCGCCGTGGCGCGGGGCTCCCGCTTCGTGCGGGTGTTCTTCGTGCTGGTGGTGAGCGCGTTCATCATCTCGCTCGGGTGGAACGTGCTCAGCGGATGA
- a CDS encoding YigZ family protein yields MSTSYLTVARSASAELEVKRSRFLGHVERVGSEVEARAVVDRIRKQHWDARHHCSAFVLGHDGAVQRSHDDGEPSGTAGAPMLEVLRGREVSDVVAVVTRWFGGVLLGAGGLVRAYGDATRAALDEAGVRRRLLMSRYDLRAGHADAARWEAELRSRDVVVTGVDYGEQATLHLAVPAGSAAGFPALVAALTAGAGVPEPAGESWVDG; encoded by the coding sequence ATGAGCACGTCGTACCTCACCGTCGCCAGGAGCGCCTCGGCAGAGCTCGAGGTCAAGCGCTCCCGGTTCCTCGGCCACGTCGAGCGGGTCGGCTCCGAGGTCGAGGCGCGGGCCGTCGTGGACCGGATCCGCAAGCAGCACTGGGATGCGCGCCACCACTGCTCCGCGTTCGTGCTCGGCCACGACGGTGCGGTGCAGCGCTCCCACGACGACGGGGAGCCGTCGGGGACGGCCGGGGCGCCGATGCTCGAGGTGCTCCGCGGCCGCGAGGTCAGCGACGTGGTCGCGGTGGTCACCCGGTGGTTCGGCGGCGTGCTGCTCGGCGCCGGCGGGCTGGTCCGCGCCTACGGCGACGCGACCCGGGCGGCGCTGGACGAAGCCGGCGTACGGCGGCGGCTGCTGATGTCGCGGTACGACCTGCGGGCCGGTCACGCCGACGCGGCACGCTGGGAGGCGGAGCTGCGCTCGCGCGACGTCGTCGTGACCGGGGTGGACTACGGCGAGCAGGCCACCCTGCACCTCGCCGTCCCGGCCGGCTCGGCGGCCGGCTTCCCCGCGCTGGTGGCCGCGCTGACCGCCGGCGCCGGTGTCCCGGAGCCCGCCGGCGAGTCCTGGGTGGACGGGTAG
- a CDS encoding pyridoxamine 5'-phosphate oxidase family protein, producing the protein MSVPVDLDELGQQLEAFGFAYLLTVGDGLRAHAVAVRPALADGQLVVEGLGRRTLANLQARPDVSLVWPPVEEGGYSLILDGRAASFHEESRGVRVAPEHAVLHRPAG; encoded by the coding sequence ATGAGCGTGCCGGTCGACCTCGACGAGCTGGGCCAGCAGCTGGAGGCGTTCGGCTTCGCCTACCTGCTGACGGTCGGCGACGGGCTGCGGGCGCACGCCGTCGCGGTGCGTCCGGCCCTGGCCGACGGGCAGCTCGTCGTCGAGGGGCTCGGCCGCCGTACCCTCGCCAACCTCCAGGCCCGGCCCGACGTCTCGCTGGTGTGGCCGCCGGTGGAGGAGGGCGGCTACTCGCTGATCCTCGACGGCCGCGCCGCGTCCTTCCACGAGGAGTCGCGGGGTGTCCGGGTGGCGCCCGAGCACGCCGTGCTGCACCGGCCGGCGGGCTAG
- a CDS encoding glycoside hydrolase family 2 protein, protein MPEQPGPSPLTTRWGRELDPEQVLPEHPRPQLVRDSYLNLNGWWDCAFTDADTDRPERFERRILVPFSPEAPLSGVGRQLQPGELLWYHRTLTLPPGFRRDPGRLLLHFGAVDQTCTVWLDDVEVGAHSGGYLPFTCDLTDAFAGRDSATLLLRVSDVGNNRGPSSGKQRLVSGGIWYTAQSGIWQTVWLEAVPPEHVERLVLTPLLDEGAVEVTVVSAGSAGSAGSAGSAGSAGSAGSTSAEVRILADGDQVGAAPVVPGRPTRIPLTALRPWSPEDPFLHDVEVVLGEDRVRSYVGMRSFGVGPDEAGVPRLLLNGRPYLHLGVLDQGYWPDGLMTAPSDAAMVHDIETMKRLGFNTLRKHVKIEPLRWYHHCDRLGMLVWQDLVNGGENYRTAAVTWPGTRQGRLIRLRDDRPREQAWLGRADPRGRAEFRAEMTATVEHLRNVAALAVWVPFNEGWGQFDAAAIATELAALDPTRSVDHASGWHDQGGGDLWSLHLYGRRFRVPPRRTGDRRPLVLSEYGGADLAVPGHTWSGHHFGYRHVHSPEELAGAFTRLHRDEIVPAVGNGLAAAVYTQLSDVEEEVNGLLTYDREVLKLPAGLVREVLAEVALAGQSSGTG, encoded by the coding sequence GTGCCGGAACAGCCAGGACCGTCCCCGCTGACGACCCGCTGGGGCCGCGAGCTCGACCCCGAGCAGGTGCTGCCCGAGCATCCCCGGCCACAGCTGGTCCGCGACTCCTACCTGAACCTCAACGGCTGGTGGGACTGCGCCTTCACCGACGCCGACACCGACCGGCCCGAACGGTTCGAGCGCCGGATCCTGGTGCCGTTCTCCCCGGAGGCGCCGCTCTCCGGGGTCGGCCGACAGCTGCAGCCCGGCGAGCTGCTCTGGTACCACCGCACGCTGACCCTGCCACCGGGCTTCCGCCGTGACCCGGGCCGGCTGCTGCTGCACTTCGGCGCCGTGGACCAGACCTGCACCGTCTGGCTCGACGACGTCGAGGTCGGCGCGCACTCCGGCGGCTACCTGCCGTTCACGTGCGACCTGACCGACGCCTTCGCCGGCCGGGACTCCGCGACGCTGCTGCTCCGGGTCAGCGACGTCGGCAACAACCGCGGCCCCAGCAGCGGGAAGCAAAGGCTGGTCAGCGGCGGCATCTGGTACACCGCCCAGTCGGGCATCTGGCAGACGGTCTGGCTGGAGGCGGTCCCGCCCGAGCACGTCGAGCGGCTCGTGCTGACGCCGCTGCTCGACGAGGGCGCTGTCGAGGTCACCGTGGTCTCGGCCGGATCGGCCGGATCGGCCGGATCGGCCGGATCGGCCGGCTCGGCGGGATCGGCCGGCTCCACCAGCGCCGAGGTCCGGATCCTGGCCGACGGCGACCAGGTCGGCGCTGCCCCGGTCGTCCCCGGCCGCCCGACGCGGATCCCGCTGACCGCGTTACGACCCTGGTCCCCCGAGGACCCGTTCCTCCACGACGTCGAGGTGGTGCTGGGCGAGGACCGGGTGCGCAGCTACGTCGGGATGCGCTCGTTCGGCGTCGGACCGGACGAGGCCGGCGTCCCGCGGTTGCTGCTCAACGGCCGGCCGTACCTCCATCTCGGGGTGCTCGACCAGGGCTACTGGCCTGACGGGCTGATGACGGCTCCCTCCGACGCGGCGATGGTCCACGACATCGAGACGATGAAGCGGCTCGGCTTCAACACCCTGCGCAAGCACGTCAAGATCGAGCCGCTGCGGTGGTACCACCACTGCGACCGGCTCGGCATGCTGGTGTGGCAGGACCTCGTCAACGGCGGCGAGAACTACCGCACGGCCGCGGTCACGTGGCCGGGGACGCGGCAGGGCCGGCTGATCCGGCTGCGCGACGACCGTCCCCGCGAGCAGGCCTGGCTCGGACGAGCCGACCCGCGCGGGCGGGCGGAGTTCCGCGCCGAGATGACGGCCACCGTCGAGCACCTGCGCAACGTGGCCGCCCTGGCGGTCTGGGTCCCGTTCAACGAGGGCTGGGGCCAGTTCGACGCCGCCGCGATCGCCACCGAGCTCGCGGCGCTCGACCCGACCCGCAGCGTCGACCACGCCAGCGGCTGGCACGACCAGGGCGGCGGCGACCTGTGGAGCCTGCACCTGTACGGCCGCCGGTTCCGGGTGCCGCCACGCCGGACCGGGGACCGGCGGCCGCTGGTGCTCTCGGAGTACGGCGGTGCCGACCTCGCGGTGCCGGGGCACACCTGGAGCGGGCACCACTTCGGCTACCGGCACGTGCACTCCCCCGAGGAGCTGGCCGGAGCCTTCACCCGGCTGCACCGCGACGAGATCGTGCCGGCGGTGGGCAACGGCCTCGCAGCGGCCGTCTACACCCAGCTCAGCGACGTCGAGGAGGAGGTGAACGGCCTGCTCACCTACGACCGCGAGGTGCTCAAGCTGCCGGCCGGGCTGGTCCGCGAGGTGCTCGCCGAGGTCGCGCTGGCGGGGCAGTCGAGCGGGACCGGCTAG
- a CDS encoding GNAT family N-acetyltransferase, whose product MQIREATDTDWDEIWPIFEAVVKAQETYAFDPDMPEQVARSIWMEQPPGRTTVAVEDAPAAAGRHGRVLGSAKMGPNRSGPGAHIGTASFMVEPAARGLGVGRALAEDMIEWQRGRGFHGIQFNAVVETNDAAVRLWRALGFRVIGTVPEAFRHPVHGLVGLHVMYLPLAGGATGESMSPVTPGN is encoded by the coding sequence GTGCAGATCCGCGAAGCGACCGACACCGACTGGGACGAGATCTGGCCGATCTTCGAGGCGGTCGTGAAGGCCCAGGAGACCTACGCCTTCGACCCCGACATGCCCGAGCAGGTGGCCCGCTCGATCTGGATGGAGCAGCCGCCGGGCCGGACCACCGTGGCGGTCGAGGACGCGCCGGCGGCTGCCGGCCGGCACGGTCGCGTGCTCGGCAGCGCCAAGATGGGACCGAACCGGTCCGGTCCGGGCGCGCACATCGGCACCGCCAGCTTCATGGTCGAACCGGCCGCCCGCGGGCTCGGGGTGGGCCGGGCTCTGGCCGAGGACATGATCGAGTGGCAGCGGGGCCGCGGCTTCCACGGGATTCAGTTCAACGCCGTCGTGGAGACCAACGACGCGGCTGTCCGGCTGTGGCGCGCCCTGGGCTTCCGGGTCATCGGCACCGTGCCGGAGGCGTTCCGGCATCCGGTGCACGGCCTGGTCGGCCTGCACGTGATGTACCTGCCACTCGCCGGCGGCGCCACCGGCGAGTCGATGTCACCGGTGACGCCTGGGAACTGA
- a CDS encoding DUF3303 domain-containing protein — MKSLYMTTYRYREGLREDDLRDLTKRFLEVGTSEGVVSHYERLDGRGGYLITETDADSAKTYEVTLRYAPWMDFETVPITTLEDAFPVIQRVYG, encoded by the coding sequence ATGAAGAGCTTGTACATGACCACCTACCGCTATCGCGAGGGGCTCAGGGAGGACGACCTGCGCGACCTCACCAAGCGGTTCCTCGAGGTGGGAACCAGCGAGGGCGTGGTCAGCCACTACGAGCGGCTCGACGGGCGCGGCGGCTACCTCATCACCGAGACCGACGCCGACTCCGCGAAGACCTACGAGGTCACGCTCCGGTACGCCCCGTGGATGGACTTCGAGACCGTCCCGATCACGACGCTCGAGGATGCGTTCCCCGTCATCCAGCGCGTCTACGGCTGA
- a CDS encoding DinB family protein encodes MNGRADMFLDAEHDPRENGPSLGDERATLVEFLRCQRLTLELKCADLDAEQLARRAVEPSTMSLLGLVRHMAEVERRWFRVRFAHLDSPPHYCSEDDPDGDFDGAVADPALVAEAWDTWRSEVAFAEKFVAEAPDLDVLGMTREGPISLRELLVHMVEEYARHNGHADLLRERIDGRIGQ; translated from the coding sequence ATGAACGGACGCGCTGACATGTTCCTCGACGCCGAGCACGACCCCCGCGAGAACGGACCCAGTCTGGGAGACGAACGAGCAACCCTCGTGGAGTTCCTGCGTTGCCAGCGGCTCACCCTCGAGCTGAAGTGCGCCGACCTGGACGCCGAGCAGCTGGCCCGACGCGCGGTCGAGCCGTCGACGATGTCGCTGCTCGGCCTGGTGCGCCACATGGCCGAGGTCGAGCGACGGTGGTTCCGGGTCCGGTTCGCGCACCTGGACTCGCCGCCGCACTACTGCTCCGAGGATGACCCGGACGGAGACTTCGACGGCGCGGTCGCCGACCCGGCGCTGGTCGCCGAGGCCTGGGACACGTGGCGGTCTGAGGTCGCCTTCGCCGAGAAGTTCGTGGCCGAGGCCCCTGACCTCGATGTGCTCGGCATGACCCGCGAGGGACCCATCTCGCTGCGCGAGCTGCTCGTGCACATGGTCGAGGAGTACGCGCGGCACAACGGCCATGCCGACCTGCTGCGGGAGCGGATCGACGGCCGGATCGGCCAGTAG